The window CTCACCATTGAGTTCGATGACTGGTGGTTCAATGTGCGCGCCTCAAACACCGAACCGCTGGTGCGGCTGAACCTCGAGGCGGCAACGCCGGAGGAGATGGCCCGGCGGCGCGACGAGGTGCTCGCGCACATCCGTGGCTGAACGGCGGCGGCCCCTTGCGGGCAGAAGCGGGGGGCTGTCGGTGACGTGAGAGAACAAGGCAAAGGAGCTGAGCTGCAATGAGCACCTGGTCCAGGTCGATGGTGACCGCGGTAATGGCGCTGGGCACGGCGTTGGCGGCGGCCGAACCGCCGGAGGGGTTCCGGGCACTGTTCAACGGTCGTGATTTCACCGGTTGGATCCTACCGGAGGGGGACCAGGGCCACTGGAGGGTCGAGGGCGGAGTGATTGACTACGACGCGCGCAGTGAGGCCCAGGGAGATAAGAACCTCTGGACGGAGCAGGAGTTTGGTGATTTTACGCTGATCGTCGAGTGGCGGATCAAGGAAACCCCTTACCTAAATCCGCGGGTCGCCTATGTGCTGCCCGATGGGACGCACGCGCGCGATGTGCGCGGGCAACCTCTCCGGCTCACTCTGCCGGACTCCGATTCCGGCATCTACCTGCGCGGGTCGCCCAAGCATCAGGTCAACATCTGGTGCTGGCCGATCGGTTCGGGCGAAATGTACGGTGTGCGGATGGATCCGAAGATGCCGCCGGCGGTGCGCGCCGCTGTCACGCCGCGCACGCAGGCCGACCGGCCGGTTGGGGAGTGGAACCGATTCGAGATCACCGTTCGCGGGCGGACCGTGTCGGTAAAACTGAACGAGGTGCTGGTGATTCCGGCTGTCGAGATCCCCGATCTTCCCGAGCGCGGGCGCATTGCGCTGCAGCATCACGGGAACCTGGTGAACGGCGAATGGACGAGCCCGCCGAGCCTCGTTCAGTTCCGCAACATCTGGATCCGGGAATACTGATGGTGGCCTGCCAAGCGCATGGCCACTCCGGCGACGAGCGGCGCGGCGCTCAACGTTCAGGGGGTTGGGGTGGGCGCACGACGTGGCCCCAGAACAGCGTGGCGCCAGTTCGACGGTCGAGAATCACAAACAGGAAAGGCCGGTCAGCGCGGAACACGACGGGCGATTCTTCAACCGGTGCTGCAACGGCTTTCACCACTACCGCGGTTGCCGCGGCGGCCTCGGTGCCCTTCTCCTGAACCTCGACGAACGCTTTGTGCAGGACCGCACTGACGTAGAGCTCCCGCCGGCCACTCATGCGGGAAAGATCCGCGCGGTTCGGATCGAACGCCTCCCCCATCCCCATCCGGCCGAACGCGGCGTCCAGCCGCGCTTCAGACTCGATGCGAAACCGCGGCAGATACACCTGCACCGTGCGCGGACGCAGTGCGCGACGCCATCCCGACAGCGCGCTGCCCGTCAGCCGGGGGGCGAGCGTTCCCCACTGTCCGGGCGACGGTAGCACAAGGAGCATCGCGACGTCCGCGCCCCGATAAGCCAGCTCGCAGATTTGCGCTCCGTCCGCTTCCGCATAGCGGACCGCCGGAAACTCCAGCTCGCGGTACATCAACTCGACTTCGCCCGATGGAACCCCCATCGCGTCATGAAATGGTGCCCGTTGGGTGTCACGCGGCGAAAACGCCTGAAGCCAGGGGCCCAGGAAATACACTGCGTTCACCAACACCAGCCGCGTGCTCGAGTTGAGCAGACCA of the Kiritimatiellia bacterium genome contains:
- a CDS encoding DUF1080 domain-containing protein, which gives rise to MSTWSRSMVTAVMALGTALAAAEPPEGFRALFNGRDFTGWILPEGDQGHWRVEGGVIDYDARSEAQGDKNLWTEQEFGDFTLIVEWRIKETPYLNPRVAYVLPDGTHARDVRGQPLRLTLPDSDSGIYLRGSPKHQVNIWCWPIGSGEMYGVRMDPKMPPAVRAAVTPRTQADRPVGEWNRFEITVRGRTVSVKLNEVLVIPAVEIPDLPERGRIALQHHGNLVNGEWTSPPSLVQFRNIWIREY
- a CDS encoding serpin family protein; its protein translation is MHIAPLLFVFAIMAPGIAPVSRAVTLESGDELPSPAEVDAINEFSASLYREVASDEKNLIVSPFSVRTAMAMVAAGADTTTEAELVRGLRLASDRVERAARLRSVQRRIASFSGQRDVTLESACRFWSQRDYGLLPDFVRSVESVFEATPALADFVNNAEGVRREINKWVEERTRRRIRELVPPGLLNSSTRLVLVNAVYFLGPWLQAFSPRDTQRAPFHDAMGVPSGEVELMYRELEFPAVRYAEADGAQICELAYRGADVAMLLVLPSPGQWGTLAPRLTGSALSGWRRALRPRTVQVYLPRFRIESEARLDAAFGRMGMGEAFDPNRADLSRMSGRRELYVSAVLHKAFVEVQEKGTEAAAATAVVVKAVAAPVEESPVVFRADRPFLFVILDRRTGATLFWGHVVRPPQPPER